The Stenotrophomonas maltophilia genome includes a region encoding these proteins:
- a CDS encoding amidohydrolase family protein, whose amino-acid sequence MTLQFVHGGVDRDGAPLHFHIRDGRISGLNGEAAPAEGAECVDLQGFAVLPGLVDGHIHLDKSFVGDHWHPHQPVNSLRERLAVEKAAVAGAAPMVDRAEALIRQCSAFGTVAMRCHVDIDASTGLGHLEAVREAALRCADIMRIQLVAFPQAGVMSCPGTAAVLEQALAAGVEVLGGIDPTTLDGDAEGQLALLFSLAERYGVQLDIHLHEPGETGLAQLLRIAARTRAAGLQGRVAVSHAYALGDVPLARALQVGGALATAGVAIMSNAPGDHPFPPLRALHDAGVRVFAGNDNIRDCWWPYGNGDLLQRAMLLGYRSGFYTDADLMLALDMVTTHAAQVIGLPQHGIAEGRPATFVAVRADHGPAAVAGVPVERRVVVDGRWL is encoded by the coding sequence ATGACCCTCCAGTTCGTCCATGGCGGTGTCGACCGCGACGGTGCGCCACTGCATTTCCATATCCGTGATGGCCGCATCAGCGGGCTCAATGGCGAGGCCGCGCCGGCCGAAGGGGCGGAATGCGTCGACCTGCAGGGCTTCGCGGTGCTGCCCGGGCTGGTCGACGGCCACATTCACCTCGACAAAAGCTTCGTCGGCGACCATTGGCACCCGCACCAGCCGGTGAACAGCCTGCGTGAGCGGCTGGCGGTGGAGAAGGCGGCGGTGGCGGGTGCGGCACCGATGGTGGACCGTGCCGAGGCGCTGATCCGCCAGTGCAGTGCGTTCGGTACGGTGGCGATGCGCTGCCATGTCGATATTGACGCCAGCACCGGTCTCGGCCATCTCGAAGCGGTGCGCGAGGCGGCGCTGCGCTGCGCCGACATCATGCGGATCCAGCTGGTGGCGTTTCCGCAGGCCGGGGTGATGTCCTGTCCCGGCACCGCCGCCGTACTGGAGCAGGCGCTTGCTGCGGGCGTGGAGGTGCTCGGCGGCATCGACCCGACCACGCTCGATGGTGACGCCGAAGGCCAGCTGGCGCTGTTGTTCAGCCTGGCCGAGCGCTACGGCGTGCAGCTGGACATCCATCTGCACGAGCCCGGCGAAACCGGCCTGGCCCAGCTGCTGCGCATCGCTGCGCGCACCCGGGCCGCTGGCCTGCAGGGGCGGGTTGCGGTCAGCCATGCCTATGCGCTGGGCGACGTGCCGCTGGCGCGCGCGCTGCAGGTGGGCGGAGCATTGGCCACGGCGGGTGTGGCGATCATGAGCAACGCGCCGGGGGATCATCCGTTCCCGCCGCTGCGCGCGCTGCATGATGCCGGCGTTCGCGTGTTCGCAGGCAATGACAACATCCGCGACTGCTGGTGGCCGTATGGCAATGGCGACCTGCTGCAACGGGCGATGTTGCTGGGCTACCGTTCCGGCTTCTACACCGACGCCGATCTGATGCTGGCGCTGGACATGGTCACCACCCATGCCGCGCAGGTGATCGGCCTGCCGCAGCATGGTATTGCCGAAGGCCGGCCGGCGACGTTCGTGGCCGTGCGTGCCGACCACGGCCCGGCCGCCGTGGCCGGGGTGCCGGTGGAGCGCCGGGTGGTGGTCGACGGCCGCTGGCTGTAG
- the dld gene encoding D-lactate dehydrogenase — protein MSGHDAVLAQLRDAVGSRHVLTGDKATRRFRRGYRFGDGPVLAVVRPGTLLELWHVLQAAVQGGAAIILQAANTGLTGGSTPDGDDYGRPIVLVSTLRLTGIQLLNEGRQVLCLPGATLDRLEQTLAPLGREPHSVIGSSCIGASVLGGICNNSGGALVRRGPAYTELALYARVDAQGQLQLVNHLGIALGDTPEQILQRLQAGDYSASDVGDGDGRAASDPRYADEVRKVDADTPARFNADPSRHYEAAGSAGKLAVFAVRLDTFEKETAEVFYIGSNRTDSLTAIRRQLLTGFERLPIAGEYIHRDAYDIGERYGKDSFLLIDRLGTARVPAAFALKSRVDGWFERLGLRGVTDRVMQVLTGLLPSHLPKRMGEFRQRYEHHLLLKVSAQDAAETEAWLRGFFAGHEGGFFHCTAEEGRKAFLHRFAVAGAAVRYREVHRGQVQDIVALDIALRRDDADWFEQLPADVDGRLLHKLYYGHFLCHVFHQDYIARKGEDPMAIEHAMWALLDQRGAEYPAEHNVGHLYPAKPALAGFYRQLDPSNTFNPGIGQTSKAKGWGGCDCG, from the coding sequence ATGAGTGGCCACGATGCCGTGCTGGCACAGTTGCGCGACGCGGTCGGCAGCCGCCATGTACTGACCGGTGACAAGGCTACCCGCCGCTTCCGTCGCGGCTACCGCTTCGGCGATGGCCCGGTACTGGCGGTGGTGCGTCCGGGTACCTTGCTGGAACTGTGGCACGTGCTGCAGGCAGCGGTGCAGGGCGGGGCGGCGATCATCCTGCAGGCGGCCAATACCGGGCTGACCGGTGGCTCGACCCCGGACGGCGATGACTACGGCCGGCCGATCGTGCTGGTCAGCACGCTGCGCCTGACCGGCATCCAGCTGTTGAACGAAGGCCGCCAGGTGCTGTGCCTGCCCGGTGCCACGCTCGACCGCCTGGAGCAGACGCTGGCACCGCTGGGCCGTGAACCGCATTCGGTGATCGGCTCGTCCTGCATCGGCGCCTCGGTGCTGGGCGGCATCTGCAACAACTCCGGCGGCGCGCTGGTGCGCCGTGGCCCGGCCTACACCGAGCTGGCGCTGTACGCGCGGGTCGATGCGCAGGGCCAACTACAGCTGGTCAACCATCTCGGCATCGCGCTGGGCGATACGCCCGAGCAGATCCTGCAGCGCCTGCAGGCCGGCGACTACAGTGCGTCGGATGTGGGGGACGGCGACGGCCGCGCAGCCTCCGATCCGCGCTACGCAGACGAAGTGCGCAAGGTCGACGCCGATACCCCGGCGCGCTTCAATGCTGATCCCAGCCGCCACTACGAGGCTGCCGGTTCGGCCGGCAAGCTGGCGGTGTTCGCGGTGCGCCTGGATACCTTCGAAAAGGAGACCGCCGAAGTCTTCTACATCGGCAGCAACCGCACCGACAGCCTCACGGCGATCCGTCGCCAGCTGCTGACCGGCTTCGAGCGCCTGCCGATTGCCGGTGAGTACATCCACCGCGATGCCTATGACATCGGCGAGCGCTACGGCAAGGACAGCTTCCTGCTGATCGACCGCCTCGGCACCGCACGTGTACCGGCCGCGTTCGCATTGAAGAGCCGCGTCGACGGCTGGTTCGAACGGCTGGGCCTGCGTGGGGTGACTGACCGGGTGATGCAGGTTCTGACCGGCCTGCTGCCCTCGCACCTGCCCAAGCGCATGGGCGAGTTCCGCCAGCGCTACGAGCATCACCTGTTGCTGAAGGTCTCCGCGCAGGACGCAGCAGAAACCGAGGCCTGGTTGCGCGGCTTCTTCGCCGGGCACGAAGGCGGCTTTTTCCACTGCACGGCCGAGGAGGGGCGCAAGGCGTTCCTGCATCGCTTCGCCGTGGCCGGTGCCGCGGTGCGCTACCGCGAAGTGCATCGCGGGCAGGTGCAGGACATCGTGGCGCTGGACATTGCCCTGCGCCGAGATGATGCCGACTGGTTCGAGCAGTTGCCGGCCGATGTCGACGGCCGCCTGCTGCACAAGCTGTATTACGGGCACTTCCTGTGCCACGTGTTCCACCAGGACTACATCGCGCGCAAGGGTGAAGACCCGATGGCGATCGAGCACGCGATGTGGGCGCTGCTGGACCAGCGCGGTGCCGAGTACCCGGCCGAGCACAATGTCGGTCACCTGTACCCGGCCAAGCCGGCGCTGGCCGGGTTCTACAGGCAGCTGGACCCGAGCAACACGTTCAATCCCGGTATCGGCCAGACCTCGAAGGCCAAGGGCTGGGGTGGCTGCGATTGCGGATGA
- a CDS encoding TonB-dependent receptor plug domain-containing protein: MSASHKALRPRPLVLALSSLMLVSSPAFAQESAPTSLQEVKVTGSRIPRASVEGPSPVTVISREQIDAQGYRNAFDALSALTENTGNVQGEDFGNTFTPAANTINLRGLGPNRTLVLINGRRQADYPLAYEGSVNVVNLANIPSALIERIEVLAAGASAVYGSDAIAGVVNIILKDRFEGVDVNVRAGGTQQGGGDNQRAQVVGGSSGERWDALFGFEFDVRKAIHARQRDFMDSLDDDPAGKAPQATAIAYRRNAATGRNIDPGVNGCDGASDIYGGSVFRAFNPRQGWYCGSNEAAASYWTVQTQKRNLNGYGLLTFHVNETTDLFADLAVGSARIYNNTRAPTWTSARNYFYNQTTGNLESWYRRFAPEEIGGLPRNANRFLENSWSFNVGARGQIGDSGWDYEAVYSRSRYENRTRRPVLLADINEYLLGPKLGVRNGVEVYAPDPARLFKPLTPNEYEGLSDYQESRNAAWLQTFSASVNGRLFALPGGDAALAAVVEAGSQGYRNRPDPRLGSGEFWNTSAGVGAGGERDRYAAGVELQLPLLQSLTTTLAGRYDQYRAGGEHIGKATWSFGVEFRPIESLLIRGTAATSFRAPDMNYVFATETRGYNPGMTDYWRCRTAGQSYDNCDYNGLSIDYSNRANAQLQPESAKSYGFGVVWSPLSGLDFSADYYDIRIDNEVTSLDTSRILRDEADCRLGRTLGGEARDIGSPLCQDALSRVIRNPSNATVQPDQVTRVLINPINAASESVRGLDLKGNWRFDAGRYGRFTTRLAYTVVLEHKYRQFSDDPERDIRNSLDDYQWRSKANGSITWNQGDWTTTLYGNRFGSLPKTDGSGRIAPYMTYNASVFRQFGENLSVGVIVNNLRDSRPPADKNGGGWPFYPVGNYDPYGRQYWVQLDYRFR; encoded by the coding sequence ATGTCCGCCTCCCACAAGGCGCTGCGCCCGCGTCCGCTGGTGCTCGCGCTGTCGTCCCTGATGCTGGTCTCGTCGCCGGCCTTCGCGCAGGAAAGCGCACCCACCTCATTGCAGGAAGTGAAGGTCACCGGCTCGCGCATTCCGCGCGCCAGTGTCGAAGGGCCGTCGCCGGTGACCGTGATCAGCCGCGAGCAGATCGACGCGCAGGGCTACCGCAACGCATTCGACGCGCTGAGCGCCCTGACTGAAAACACCGGCAACGTGCAGGGTGAGGACTTCGGCAACACCTTCACTCCGGCGGCCAACACCATCAACCTGCGTGGCCTTGGCCCCAACCGCACGCTGGTGCTGATCAACGGCCGCCGCCAGGCCGACTACCCGCTGGCCTACGAGGGCTCGGTGAACGTGGTCAACCTGGCCAACATTCCCAGTGCGCTGATCGAGCGCATCGAGGTCTTGGCGGCCGGTGCGTCGGCGGTGTATGGCTCCGACGCCATCGCCGGCGTGGTCAACATCATCCTCAAGGACCGCTTTGAGGGCGTGGACGTGAACGTGCGGGCCGGCGGCACCCAGCAGGGCGGTGGTGACAACCAGCGCGCGCAGGTGGTTGGTGGCAGTTCCGGCGAGCGCTGGGACGCGCTGTTCGGCTTCGAGTTCGATGTACGCAAGGCGATCCACGCGCGCCAGCGCGACTTCATGGACTCGCTCGATGATGACCCGGCCGGCAAGGCGCCGCAGGCGACCGCGATCGCCTATCGCCGCAATGCTGCCACCGGCCGCAACATCGATCCGGGCGTCAACGGCTGCGACGGGGCGTCTGACATCTATGGCGGCAGCGTGTTCCGCGCCTTCAACCCGCGCCAGGGCTGGTACTGCGGCAGCAACGAGGCAGCGGCCAGCTACTGGACCGTGCAGACCCAGAAGCGCAACCTCAATGGCTATGGCCTGCTGACCTTCCACGTCAACGAGACCACCGACCTGTTCGCCGATCTGGCCGTGGGCAGCGCGCGGATCTACAACAACACGCGTGCACCGACCTGGACCTCGGCCCGCAACTACTTCTACAACCAGACCACCGGCAACCTGGAAAGCTGGTACCGCCGGTTCGCGCCGGAGGAAATCGGTGGCCTGCCGCGCAATGCCAACCGCTTCCTGGAAAACTCGTGGTCGTTCAATGTCGGCGCACGTGGCCAGATCGGCGACAGTGGCTGGGACTATGAGGCGGTCTACAGCCGCTCGCGTTACGAGAACCGCACCCGCCGCCCGGTGCTGCTGGCCGACATCAACGAATACCTGCTCGGCCCGAAGCTGGGCGTACGCAATGGCGTGGAGGTCTATGCGCCCGACCCGGCACGCCTGTTCAAACCGTTGACCCCGAACGAATACGAGGGCCTGTCCGACTACCAGGAAAGCCGCAATGCGGCATGGCTGCAGACCTTCAGCGCCAGCGTCAACGGCCGCCTGTTCGCATTGCCTGGCGGCGATGCGGCGTTGGCAGCAGTGGTTGAGGCCGGCAGCCAGGGCTATCGCAACCGACCGGACCCACGCCTGGGCAGTGGCGAGTTCTGGAACACCAGTGCAGGCGTCGGTGCCGGTGGCGAGCGTGACCGCTACGCCGCAGGTGTGGAGCTGCAGTTGCCGCTGCTGCAGTCGCTGACGACCACGTTGGCCGGCCGTTACGATCAGTACCGTGCGGGTGGCGAGCACATCGGCAAGGCGACCTGGAGCTTCGGCGTCGAGTTCCGCCCGATCGAGAGCCTGCTGATCCGTGGTACGGCGGCGACCAGTTTCCGGGCGCCGGACATGAACTACGTGTTCGCCACCGAAACCCGCGGCTACAACCCGGGCATGACCGATTACTGGCGCTGCCGCACGGCGGGCCAGTCGTACGACAACTGCGACTACAACGGCCTGTCGATCGATTACAGCAACCGCGCCAATGCACAGCTGCAGCCGGAATCTGCCAAGTCGTATGGCTTCGGCGTGGTCTGGTCGCCGCTGTCCGGCCTGGATTTCAGCGCCGACTACTACGACATCCGCATCGACAACGAGGTGACCAGCCTCGATACCAGCCGCATCCTGCGTGATGAGGCCGATTGCCGCCTGGGCCGGACGCTGGGTGGCGAAGCGCGCGATATCGGTTCGCCGCTGTGCCAGGACGCGCTGTCGCGGGTGATCCGCAACCCGTCCAATGCAACCGTGCAGCCGGACCAGGTGACCCGCGTGCTGATCAATCCGATCAACGCGGCCTCCGAATCGGTTCGCGGGCTGGACCTGAAGGGCAACTGGCGTTTCGATGCCGGCCGCTACGGCCGCTTCACCACGCGCCTGGCCTATACCGTGGTGCTGGAACACAAATACCGGCAGTTCTCCGATGATCCGGAGCGTGACATCCGCAATTCGCTGGACGACTACCAGTGGCGCAGCAAGGCCAACGGCAGCATCACCTGGAACCAGGGTGACTGGACCACCACGCTGTACGGCAACCGCTTCGGCTCGCTGCCGAAGACCGACGGCAGTGGCCGCATCGCGCCGTACATGACGTACAACGCCAGCGTGTTCCGCCAGTTCGGCGAGAACCTGTCGGTGGGTGTGATCGTCAACAACCTGCGTGACAGCCGCCCGCCAGCGGACAAGAACGGTGGCGGCTGGCCGTTCTACCCGGTCGGCAACTACGACCCGTATGGCCGCCAGTACTGGGTGCAGCTGGACTACCGGTTCCGCTGA
- a CDS encoding CDP-diacylglycerol diphosphatase, giving the protein MSLRPFLLSSLLLLSACASAPPPPAHSDALWRLIERDCRGPEGPRGDCLHVETAADRRDVLVKDAHGDYQFLLMPLDKVSGIESRSLYQRGAPNYFAAAWQARSHTEQALGQPLPRNVASLALNSPHGRSQHQLHIHVDCLRADVLQALDAHAGALGTRWAPLPVLLRGHQYQARLLPGAELTANPLNLLAYDLSGVGDVGQWSLVVAGRDNVQAGPGFILLATRVDAGSGNEASGEELQDHACAILTGAGDALERVR; this is encoded by the coding sequence GTGTCCCTGCGCCCCTTCCTGCTGTCGTCCCTGCTGCTGTTGTCCGCCTGTGCCAGTGCGCCGCCGCCGCCGGCCCATTCCGATGCATTGTGGCGATTGATCGAACGTGACTGCCGGGGCCCCGAAGGTCCACGCGGCGACTGCCTGCACGTGGAGACAGCCGCAGACCGCCGCGATGTGCTGGTCAAGGATGCGCACGGCGACTACCAGTTCCTGCTGATGCCGCTGGACAAGGTGAGCGGTATCGAGAGCCGCAGCCTGTACCAGCGCGGTGCGCCGAATTACTTTGCCGCAGCCTGGCAGGCCCGCAGCCATACCGAGCAGGCCCTGGGCCAACCGCTGCCGCGCAACGTCGCCAGCCTGGCGCTGAATTCACCGCATGGCCGCTCGCAGCACCAGCTGCATATCCATGTCGACTGCCTGCGCGCCGATGTGCTACAGGCCCTGGATGCACATGCCGGTGCCCTGGGCACCCGGTGGGCGCCACTGCCGGTGCTGCTGCGCGGCCATCAGTACCAGGCCCGGCTGCTGCCGGGTGCGGAGTTGACTGCCAATCCGCTCAACCTGCTCGCCTATGACCTGAGCGGCGTGGGCGATGTCGGCCAATGGAGCCTGGTGGTGGCTGGCCGGGACAACGTGCAGGCTGGCCCGGGTTTCATCCTGCTCGCCACCCGCGTCGACGCGGGTAGCGGCAACGAGGCCAGCGGCGAAGAGCTGCAGGACCACGCCTGCGCGATCCTGACCGGTGCAGGCGACGCGCTGGAGCGGGTGCGCTAA
- a CDS encoding GNAT family N-acetyltransferase: MMTPYPASLLPPLRPVSRRHLLQLQVAPVTLRPFQRADLPAWRLFDDRRRRGRHLHPGIDEEARFLAHMHRSRLEQDNDQLMLGVFDDQHGTVLDQLHVRLHSLHSRCAELLSLQHWHAHTDAMLQALCPFLFEDVGLHRLFVMLPPDCSAPFTHALRTRGFEQEGVLRDQHLGLDGWQDRQLLALTAPIWRSHHQAGN; encoded by the coding sequence ATGATGACCCCGTACCCCGCATCCCTCCTCCCCCCGCTGCGCCCTGTGTCGCGCCGCCATCTGCTGCAGCTGCAGGTGGCACCGGTCACCCTGCGCCCGTTCCAGCGGGCCGATCTGCCGGCCTGGCGCCTGTTCGACGACCGACGCCGGCGCGGTCGGCATCTTCACCCTGGCATCGACGAAGAAGCACGCTTCCTCGCCCACATGCACCGCTCGCGCCTTGAGCAGGACAACGACCAGTTGATGCTGGGCGTTTTTGATGACCAGCACGGCACCGTGCTGGACCAGTTGCACGTCCGCCTGCATTCGCTGCACTCGCGCTGCGCCGAGCTGCTGTCGCTGCAGCATTGGCATGCGCACACCGATGCGATGCTGCAGGCCCTGTGCCCGTTCCTGTTCGAGGATGTCGGCCTGCACCGGCTGTTCGTGATGCTGCCGCCGGACTGCAGCGCCCCCTTTACCCACGCGCTTCGCACCCGTGGCTTCGAGCAGGAAGGCGTGCTGCGCGACCAGCACCTTGGGCTGGATGGCTGGCAGGATCGCCAGCTGCTGGCGCTGACCGCACCAATCTGGCGCAGCCACCACCAGGCGGGGAATTAG